From Echinicola soli, a single genomic window includes:
- the pdxA gene encoding 4-hydroxythreonine-4-phosphate dehydrogenase PdxA, with product MERPIIAITMGDPAGIGPEIIVKSFRDGGLHAKCKPLVVGDAATIARMAKQLNAPLTVKAIQEVHQAKFDPQVIEVVDLNNVALDQLEIGKVSAMSGEAAFQAVKKTIELALSDEVDATVTSPINKESINLAGHHYAGHTEIYAEFTGTEKFAMLLVEQNLRVIHVTTHVPLRQACDLVKKGRVLDVIRLLHNACVQFGIEKPRIGVAGLNPHAGDGGLFGTEDDEEILPAVRTAQAEGYVAEGPVPPDTLFAKAVQGYYDGCVAMYHDQGHIPFKMVGFKWNNETKTMESVKGVNITLGLPIIRTSVDHGTAFEIAGRGIASEDALNLAIDYAIPMAQNRKKHDSSYSR from the coding sequence ATGGAAAGACCAATAATAGCCATCACCATGGGTGATCCCGCTGGTATAGGACCTGAGATTATTGTGAAAAGCTTTCGGGATGGAGGATTGCATGCCAAGTGCAAGCCATTGGTAGTGGGCGATGCTGCAACCATTGCCAGGATGGCCAAACAGCTAAATGCTCCATTGACCGTGAAGGCGATTCAGGAGGTTCACCAAGCCAAGTTTGACCCACAAGTGATCGAGGTTGTGGACTTGAATAATGTAGCATTGGACCAACTGGAGATTGGTAAGGTGAGTGCAATGTCCGGTGAAGCGGCTTTCCAAGCGGTGAAAAAGACCATTGAACTGGCATTAAGTGATGAAGTTGATGCGACAGTTACCAGCCCGATCAACAAAGAATCCATTAATTTAGCAGGGCACCATTATGCGGGTCATACAGAGATATACGCAGAGTTTACCGGCACGGAGAAATTTGCGATGTTGCTCGTGGAGCAAAACCTCCGGGTAATCCATGTGACCACCCATGTGCCTTTGAGGCAAGCATGTGACCTGGTGAAGAAAGGCAGGGTGCTGGACGTAATCCGATTGTTACACAATGCCTGCGTGCAGTTTGGGATCGAAAAGCCGCGTATTGGCGTGGCAGGCCTTAACCCGCATGCGGGTGATGGAGGACTGTTTGGTACAGAGGATGACGAAGAAATTTTACCTGCTGTACGGACGGCACAAGCAGAAGGATATGTCGCCGAGGGGCCAGTTCCTCCGGATACCTTATTTGCCAAAGCCGTTCAAGGATATTACGATGGCTGTGTAGCCATGTATCATGATCAGGGACATATCCCTTTCAAGATGGTAGGCTTCAAATGGAACAATGAAACCAAGACGATGGAAAGTGTAAAAGGGGTAAACATCACCCTTGGCTTACCGATTATCCGTACTTCTGTGGATCATGGTACTGCCTTCGAAATTGCCGGGCGGGGAATTGCCTCAGAGGATGCGTTGAACTTAGCGATTGATTATGCCATTCCGATGGCCCAAAACAGAAAAAAACATGATAGCAGTTATAGCCGATGA
- a CDS encoding four-carbon acid sugar kinase family protein → MIAVIADDITGAAEIAGVCLRWGIPVSFSLDASPASGAEVMVIATDTRSMAEANALKETDRIASELLDMGITWIFKKSDSAMRGHVASELKVLANKLNKKKMLLVPANPYTGRSISDGIYYVKGRPLNETSFKDDPTFPAFSANVKDLLREDELPVAYGKFSEEEDLQGGFNIPDSQTMQDLYAWASLMDGTVLPAGSAAFFEMCLKRNFPEWMRGQEPDPLSFVGNSLMIAGSSHQNSKDFVEKAVEKGVHLSEMPELLMEEKYNPAGTEAWVHDVGQGLMEGDRVIMAYGKKKVSFKNYPAILKKRTAQAVSRVIEEVPVRELLLEGGATTCAVIEELSLGALIPMQELSPGVVRLKAVDHDMVLTIKPGSYAWPEAVYRYFELEKPMV, encoded by the coding sequence ATGATAGCAGTTATAGCCGATGATATTACCGGGGCAGCAGAGATTGCCGGAGTATGCCTGAGATGGGGCATTCCTGTTTCTTTTTCCCTGGACGCCAGTCCTGCCAGTGGAGCTGAAGTGATGGTTATTGCCACGGATACCCGTTCGATGGCAGAAGCGAACGCCCTCAAGGAAACCGACAGGATAGCCTCCGAGCTATTGGATATGGGCATTACGTGGATTTTTAAAAAATCAGACTCCGCAATGCGGGGTCATGTAGCTTCAGAGCTTAAGGTGCTGGCCAATAAGTTGAACAAAAAGAAGATGCTGCTGGTACCGGCAAATCCCTATACGGGCAGGAGCATCAGCGATGGGATTTATTATGTAAAGGGAAGGCCGCTGAACGAAACCAGTTTTAAGGATGATCCTACCTTTCCGGCTTTTTCTGCGAATGTGAAAGACTTGCTGAGGGAAGACGAACTGCCCGTGGCCTATGGCAAATTTTCGGAAGAAGAAGACCTTCAAGGAGGATTCAATATCCCTGATTCCCAAACCATGCAGGATCTCTATGCCTGGGCCAGCCTGATGGATGGTACCGTTTTGCCGGCAGGGAGCGCAGCGTTTTTTGAAATGTGCCTGAAGCGAAATTTCCCTGAATGGATGCGCGGTCAGGAACCCGATCCGCTTTCTTTTGTGGGTAACAGCTTGATGATCGCCGGAAGTAGCCACCAAAATAGCAAGGACTTTGTGGAGAAGGCCGTGGAAAAAGGAGTTCACCTGAGTGAAATGCCCGAATTGCTGATGGAAGAGAAATACAATCCTGCCGGTACAGAGGCTTGGGTGCATGATGTAGGACAGGGGCTCATGGAAGGGGACCGGGTGATCATGGCTTATGGCAAGAAGAAAGTGAGCTTTAAAAATTATCCTGCCATTCTGAAGAAGCGTACCGCACAGGCAGTGTCCAGAGTGATCGAAGAAGTGCCTGTACGAGAACTGTTGTTAGAAGGTGGGGCTACGACCTGCGCAGTGATCGAAGAACTGTCCCTTGGAGCCCTGATTCCCATGCAAGAACTTAGCCCCGGAGTGGTGCGCCTAAAAGCCGTCGATCATGACATGGTGCTGACCATCAAGCCAGGCAGCTATGCGTGGCCGGAGGCAGTTTATAGATATTTTGAGTTGGAAAAGCCAATGGTGTGA